From a single Nostoc edaphicum CCNP1411 genomic region:
- the lepB gene encoding signal peptidase I produces the protein MIPHESDVEKERASLKLWRSWQENLILIAIALCLAFLIRTFIAEPRYIPSDSMLPTLHTGDRLVVEKISYHFHPPITGDIIVFQPPAELQRRGYPKDQAFIKRVIGQPGEVISVASGKVYLNGQPLAEDYIAEPPNQPYQPVKVPEDEFFVMGDNRNDSNDSRYWGFLPRKNVIGRATFRFWPLDRIGFI, from the coding sequence ATGATTCCTCACGAAAGTGATGTAGAAAAAGAGCGTGCGTCGTTAAAATTATGGCGTAGTTGGCAAGAAAATCTGATTTTAATTGCGATCGCATTGTGTTTGGCATTCCTAATCAGGACTTTTATCGCTGAACCCCGTTATATACCTTCTGATTCGATGTTGCCAACCTTACATACAGGCGATCGCTTGGTGGTAGAAAAAATTTCCTACCATTTTCACCCTCCTATAACTGGAGATATTATTGTTTTTCAGCCACCCGCAGAACTACAACGTCGAGGATATCCCAAAGACCAAGCCTTCATCAAGCGGGTTATTGGTCAGCCTGGTGAGGTAATTAGTGTTGCTTCTGGCAAAGTCTACCTCAATGGTCAACCCTTGGCAGAAGACTACATCGCGGAACCCCCAAATCAGCCATATCAACCAGTGAAAGTTCCAGAAGACGAATTTTTTGTGATGGGAGATAACCGCAACGATAGTAATGACTCTCGCTATTGGGGCTTTTTACCCAGAAAAAATGTCATCGGTCGGGCAACGTTTCGCTTTTGGCCTCTTGATCGCATTGGGTTCATTTAA
- a CDS encoding helix-hairpin-helix domain-containing protein, giving the protein MNNWLPLNPRLQKLRAKLLNDPYYRLQSGEEIQIAAKLGIRIDVNQATVDDWLRLPGLSIHQARSLVELSRSGVKFYCTEDIAAALAIPAPRLEPLKPLLNFVYYDHESLENPTHLVNPNTATVEKLAQIPFIDLSLAQAAVQNRQSAGPYRNLADFQRRLELTGDAIAQMMYYLTF; this is encoded by the coding sequence ATGAATAACTGGCTACCTTTGAACCCCAGACTGCAAAAACTCCGCGCCAAGCTCCTTAACGATCCCTATTATCGCCTGCAATCTGGGGAAGAAATTCAGATAGCGGCAAAATTAGGTATTCGCATTGATGTTAATCAAGCGACTGTAGATGATTGGTTACGCCTACCAGGTTTGTCAATTCACCAAGCGCGATCGCTTGTGGAACTTTCACGTTCTGGTGTTAAATTTTACTGTACTGAAGATATCGCTGCGGCTTTGGCTATACCAGCGCCGCGCCTGGAGCCATTAAAGCCTCTGCTGAATTTTGTTTACTATGACCACGAATCTCTAGAAAATCCGACCCATTTAGTCAACCCAAATACAGCAACAGTTGAAAAGTTAGCACAAATTCCATTTATAGATTTGTCTCTGGCACAAGCAGCGGTGCAAAATCGGCAATCAGCCGGGCCTTATCGGAACCTGGCTGATTTTCAGCGACGGTTGGAGTTAACTGGTGATGCGATCGCTCAGATGATGTATTATTTAACGTTTTAA
- a CDS encoding NINE protein encodes MLTKRKSRSVAAVLAFSGTLTISGLHKFYLGQPLWGILYVLLSWTPIPKVASAIEGVWYLAQDEEAFDRNFNLGKSATRNSQRVSNQVGAIADAMRELDALRQDGLISEYEFEQKRRQLLDQIS; translated from the coding sequence ATGTTGACTAAGCGCAAAAGCCGAAGTGTTGCCGCTGTTTTAGCTTTTTCTGGCACACTAACAATTTCAGGATTACATAAATTCTATTTGGGACAGCCGTTGTGGGGTATTTTGTATGTGTTGCTTTCCTGGACGCCGATCCCCAAGGTAGCTAGTGCAATTGAGGGAGTTTGGTATTTAGCCCAAGATGAAGAAGCTTTTGATCGTAATTTTAATCTAGGTAAGTCAGCAACAAGAAACTCACAAAGGGTAAGTAATCAGGTAGGAGCGATCGCTGATGCAATGCGGGAATTAGATGCTCTGCGCCAGGATGGACTGATTTCAGAGTATGAGTTTGAGCAAAAGCGCCGCCAATTGTTAGACCAGATTTCTTGA
- a CDS encoding J domain-containing protein, with product MSQTFLPPKWLEQLCDPYAVLGISVIADDRQIFKRYHSLAKLLHPDRNAKNSNPDQELATAIFSHLINPAYEQLKHRQKRLIAIAMLRSDARVSEQKSLSSQSAIAQEMIEMSTPQAELFYEEAIACYAEAQYKSLDQFYQVTQQITILNLVYLRLHKPDLFLPQKAVPIISEVKVKPVELTLSEQTDVKPVLTNYAQRHYQRAIEYVRLAKWPLAVQELRDAIKLEPNNSDYYALLGLVHLKQKFIGMARVYIYQALKLNPQNSLALKYAPGLKIQPSENTNPKSMAKAISIAALLSRFTQKKGSQVKC from the coding sequence ATGTCACAGACCTTCCTACCGCCAAAATGGCTTGAACAGCTTTGTGATCCTTACGCTGTGCTAGGAATTTCTGTGATTGCTGATGATCGCCAGATTTTTAAACGCTATCACAGTTTAGCCAAGCTGCTACATCCCGATCGCAATGCCAAAAACTCTAATCCAGACCAAGAATTAGCTACGGCAATATTTAGCCATTTAATCAATCCAGCTTATGAACAGCTGAAACATCGACAGAAGCGCTTGATTGCGATCGCTATGCTGCGATCAGACGCAAGAGTTTCAGAGCAGAAGTCTTTGTCTTCTCAAAGTGCCATAGCTCAGGAAATGATAGAAATGTCTACACCCCAAGCAGAATTATTTTACGAAGAAGCGATCGCCTGTTATGCAGAAGCTCAATATAAATCACTAGATCAGTTTTATCAGGTGACGCAACAAATTACTATACTGAATTTGGTATACTTACGGTTGCACAAACCAGACCTATTCCTACCGCAAAAGGCTGTTCCCATCATCTCTGAGGTAAAAGTCAAGCCAGTTGAATTGACATTATCTGAACAAACTGATGTCAAACCAGTTTTGACAAACTACGCTCAACGTCACTACCAGCGAGCTATTGAGTACGTCAGGCTAGCCAAATGGCCCCTAGCCGTGCAAGAACTGCGTGATGCCATCAAGTTAGAGCCAAATAACAGCGACTATTATGCTTTATTAGGTTTGGTACATCTCAAACAAAAATTTATCGGGATGGCTAGGGTTTACATCTATCAAGCATTAAAACTGAACCCGCAAAATTCACTAGCCTTGAAATACGCTCCCGGTCTGAAAATTCAACCGAGTGAAAACACCAATCCTAAATCAATGGCTAAAGCTATAAGTATTGCGGCTTTATTAAGTCGGTTTACACAAAAGAAAGGTTCTCAAGTCAAGTGTTGA
- a CDS encoding DUF1825 family protein yields MGFFDSEIIQQEAKQLFEDYQALIKLGNNYGKFDRDGKKLFIEQMEAMMDRYRIFMKRFELSEDFMAQMTVEQLKTQLGQFGVTPQQMFDQMHLTLERMKAELEKQA; encoded by the coding sequence ATGGGATTCTTCGATTCTGAGATAATTCAGCAAGAAGCAAAGCAGCTGTTTGAGGATTATCAAGCGCTAATCAAGCTTGGTAACAACTACGGCAAATTTGACCGTGATGGCAAAAAGCTGTTTATTGAGCAAATGGAAGCCATGATGGATCGATATCGCATCTTTATGAAGCGCTTCGAGCTATCCGAAGATTTTATGGCACAAATGACAGTAGAACAACTGAAAACACAATTAGGTCAGTTCGGTGTTACCCCGCAACAAATGTTTGACCAAATGCACCTTACTTTAGAACGGATGAAAGCCGAGCTAGAGAAACAGGCTTAG
- a CDS encoding transglycosylase domain-containing protein: protein MSSSRTFENKQPQRRASSGFEFLKGVGQVTGGTLLSITMLASSIVAGGLVGLAISFRNLPDVRQLRNFFPSETTYIYDVKGKLLTSIHGEANREVVPLDRISPNLKRAVLASEDSHFYDHHGINPTGVGRAVVVNAVAGGVKEGGSTVTMQLVKNLFLSRKRAFTRKLAEGVLAIRLEQILTKDQILEMYLNQVYWGHNNYGVQTAARSYFNKSAEYLSLGESAMMAGLIQAPEEFSPFASMKLAKQKQKEVLGRMLELSWINQSEYDSALKQEIKLGRIKSFQGSALPYVTNTVAQELAKKFGRETLLKGGMRVQTTVDANFQMMAEETVSKWHKSLLGQGLSKNQIALVAIDPRTHFIKALVGGVDPKTSEFNRATQSQRQPGSSFKPFVYYAAFATGKYGPDSTVIDSPVSYQDGSGRYSPRNYDGGFSGPMPIRTALAQSRNIPVIKIGKAVGMNRVIETCRTLGIMSPMEPVTSLPLGAIGVTPLEMASAYATFANYGWQSPPTVIARVTDSSGNVLLDNTPKPQLVLDPWASAAIIDVMRTVVTNGTGKGAAIARPSAGKTGTTSSEKDIWYVGTVPQLTTAVWVGRDDNRQLASRATGGGMVAPIWKDFMEKALKNVPVENFKSPSQFSRPKSQ from the coding sequence GTGTCGTCGTCTAGGACTTTTGAAAATAAACAGCCACAGCGTCGGGCTTCATCAGGTTTTGAGTTTTTGAAAGGAGTTGGTCAGGTAACTGGCGGTACTCTCCTCTCAATCACCATGCTGGCAAGTTCCATTGTAGCCGGAGGACTGGTTGGTTTAGCCATCAGTTTCCGTAATTTGCCAGATGTGAGACAGCTACGTAACTTCTTTCCCTCAGAAACGACTTACATTTATGACGTTAAGGGCAAACTCTTAACGAGTATTCACGGAGAAGCCAACCGGGAAGTCGTACCCCTAGATAGAATTTCCCCAAATCTCAAACGGGCGGTATTGGCAAGTGAAGATAGCCACTTTTACGATCACCACGGTATCAACCCCACTGGTGTTGGACGTGCTGTAGTCGTTAACGCTGTAGCAGGTGGAGTCAAAGAAGGTGGCTCTACTGTTACTATGCAATTGGTAAAAAACCTATTTTTATCTCGCAAGCGTGCCTTTACCCGGAAGTTAGCGGAGGGAGTGCTAGCAATTCGGTTAGAGCAAATTCTCACTAAAGACCAAATTTTAGAAATGTACCTCAATCAAGTTTATTGGGGTCATAACAATTATGGTGTACAAACAGCGGCCCGCAGTTACTTTAATAAATCAGCAGAATATTTAAGTTTGGGTGAGTCAGCGATGATGGCGGGTTTAATCCAAGCACCAGAAGAATTCAGCCCGTTTGCGAGTATGAAACTGGCAAAACAAAAGCAAAAAGAAGTGCTGGGACGGATGCTGGAATTAAGCTGGATCAACCAGTCAGAGTACGACAGTGCCCTCAAGCAAGAAATCAAACTTGGTAGAATCAAATCGTTTCAAGGTAGTGCCCTACCCTATGTAACTAATACTGTGGCCCAGGAGTTGGCCAAGAAGTTTGGGCGTGAGACACTACTCAAAGGCGGGATGCGGGTGCAAACTACAGTTGACGCCAACTTCCAAATGATGGCTGAGGAAACTGTCAGTAAGTGGCATAAATCACTGCTTGGGCAGGGATTATCTAAGAATCAAATCGCCTTGGTGGCAATTGATCCGCGCACGCATTTTATTAAAGCACTAGTGGGCGGTGTAGATCCTAAGACCAGTGAATTCAATCGTGCAACTCAATCTCAACGGCAGCCTGGATCTTCTTTTAAACCGTTTGTCTATTATGCTGCTTTCGCTACTGGTAAATATGGGCCGGACTCAACGGTTATAGATTCTCCAGTCAGCTATCAAGATGGTAGTGGTCGCTACTCTCCCAGAAATTATGATGGGGGTTTTAGCGGACCTATGCCAATCCGCACAGCTTTAGCCCAGTCGCGCAACATTCCCGTGATCAAGATTGGTAAGGCTGTTGGCATGAATAGAGTAATCGAAACTTGCCGTACCTTGGGAATCATGAGTCCGATGGAACCTGTTACCTCCCTGCCTCTGGGTGCAATTGGTGTCACTCCCCTAGAAATGGCTAGCGCCTATGCTACCTTTGCTAATTATGGCTGGCAATCTCCACCAACTGTAATTGCTCGTGTCACCGATAGTAGTGGTAACGTGTTACTAGATAACACCCCTAAACCCCAGCTAGTTTTAGATCCTTGGGCATCAGCAGCAATTATCGATGTGATGCGAACGGTAGTTACTAATGGTACTGGTAAAGGTGCTGCGATCGCTCGCCCAAGTGCTGGAAAGACGGGTACAACTTCCTCAGAAAAGGATATCTGGTATGTAGGCACTGTGCCACAACTAACAACTGCTGTCTGGGTGGGGAGGGACGACAACAGACAATTAGCTAGCCGTGCGACGGGTGGCGGTATGGTTGCTCCCATCTGGAAAGATTTTATGGAGAAAGCACTTAAGAACGTACCAGTAGAAAACTTTAAGTCACCTTCCCAGTTTTCTCGGCCCAAGTCACAATAA
- the tyrS gene encoding tyrosine--tRNA ligase, which translates to MTPDFAWLRRGVVEVFPQSADVNSESLERLLLTTNQPLRVKLGIDPTGTDIHLGHSIPVRKLRSFQDAGHTAVLIIGDFTARIGDPTGKSEVRRQLTEADVVQNAQTYLDQVRPILDFDTPGRLEVRYNSEWLSGLNLEKILELLSTMTVGQMLAKEGFADRYRKENPIFIHEFLYPLMQGFDSVAVEADVELGGTDQKFNIAVGRDLQRHFGQKPQFGMLLPILIGTDGVQKMSKSLGNYIGLSEHPGQKYQKLQGVPDNLLEQYFELLTDLPLDQMPENPRDRQTLLAWEVVKQYHGETAAQEAKEAAQSGGKEGAVPEFSLAGVQQFPTKLAYILNVSGLCKSTGEGKRKIQEGGVRLDGDRITDADTTFDSPSELQGKVLQVGKNKFVRLVP; encoded by the coding sequence ATGACACCAGATTTTGCTTGGCTGCGTCGTGGTGTAGTAGAAGTTTTCCCACAATCAGCTGATGTTAACAGCGAAAGTTTAGAAAGGCTCTTACTAACTACAAACCAACCTTTAAGGGTCAAATTGGGGATTGACCCAACGGGTACTGATATTCATTTAGGTCATAGCATACCAGTACGAAAACTGCGAAGTTTTCAAGATGCAGGTCATACAGCAGTTTTAATTATTGGCGATTTTACAGCGCGGATTGGCGATCCAACTGGTAAGTCTGAAGTGCGTCGTCAGCTTACAGAAGCAGACGTAGTGCAAAATGCTCAGACTTATCTTGATCAAGTACGTCCTATCTTGGATTTTGACACACCAGGAAGGTTAGAGGTGCGTTATAACTCCGAATGGCTCTCTGGACTAAACTTAGAGAAAATTTTAGAGTTACTCTCCACGATGACGGTGGGGCAGATGTTGGCGAAGGAAGGATTTGCCGATCGCTATAGAAAAGAGAATCCGATTTTTATCCATGAGTTCCTGTACCCGTTAATGCAAGGTTTTGATTCGGTTGCAGTTGAGGCAGATGTGGAATTAGGTGGGACTGATCAGAAATTTAACATTGCTGTAGGCAGAGATTTGCAGCGCCATTTTGGTCAAAAGCCCCAATTTGGGATGCTGTTGCCAATTTTGATTGGCACAGATGGGGTGCAAAAAATGTCTAAGTCTTTAGGTAATTATATCGGATTGTCAGAACACCCAGGACAAAAGTATCAAAAGTTGCAAGGAGTTCCTGATAATCTGCTGGAGCAGTATTTTGAACTGTTGACGGATTTACCTTTGGATCAAATGCCAGAAAATCCCCGCGATCGCCAAACACTCCTAGCATGGGAAGTTGTGAAGCAGTATCACGGTGAAACCGCAGCCCAAGAAGCCAAAGAAGCAGCCCAAAGCGGCGGTAAAGAAGGTGCAGTTCCAGAATTTTCTCTAGCTGGCGTACAGCAATTTCCTACTAAGTTAGCGTATATTCTCAATGTCAGTGGCTTGTGCAAAAGTACAGGTGAAGGAAAGCGGAAAATTCAAGAGGGTGGAGTGCGCTTAGATGGCGATCGCATTACTGATGCTGATACCACTTTCGATTCTCCTAGTGAATTACAAGGTAAGGTTTTACAAGTTGGGAAAAATAAGTTTGTGCGTTTAGTGCCTTAA
- the pyrF gene encoding orotidine-5'-phosphate decarboxylase: MGNGEQAEQRVIVALDVPDEQSAIALIDQLPQVTFWKVGLELFTSTGPKILEELKSRQKRIFLDLKFDDIPNTVAGACRSAARYGVDLLTIHATAGRDALKAATEAAQEGAVKAGVEPPKLIAITLLTSISARQLAFDLKIPLELPEYALEMALLAQESGLDGAVCSPQEVAQLRQTCGDDFLLVCPGVRPTWSDNADQKRSLTPAQAIKAGADYLVIGRPITTATEPELAWKRISEELTTVA; this comes from the coding sequence ATGGGGAATGGTGAACAGGCAGAACAACGAGTTATTGTGGCTTTGGATGTGCCGGATGAACAAAGTGCGATCGCTCTTATAGATCAGCTACCGCAAGTTACTTTTTGGAAAGTCGGTTTAGAGTTATTTACCAGCACTGGCCCGAAAATCCTAGAAGAACTAAAGTCCCGGCAAAAGCGCATTTTCTTGGATCTAAAGTTTGATGATATCCCCAATACCGTTGCTGGTGCTTGCCGGAGTGCAGCTAGATACGGAGTGGATTTACTGACAATTCATGCTACTGCTGGTAGAGATGCCCTGAAAGCTGCAACTGAGGCGGCACAGGAAGGGGCTGTAAAAGCAGGTGTAGAACCACCAAAGTTAATTGCTATTACTTTGCTGACAAGTATTTCTGCTAGGCAGTTGGCATTTGATTTAAAAATACCTTTGGAATTGCCCGAATATGCTCTAGAAATGGCACTGCTGGCTCAAGAATCTGGTTTGGATGGGGCAGTTTGTTCACCTCAAGAGGTGGCGCAGTTGCGACAAACTTGTGGAGATGACTTTTTGCTAGTTTGTCCGGGAGTACGACCAACTTGGTCAGATAATGCAGATCAAAAGCGATCGCTCACCCCAGCGCAAGCCATTAAAGCCGGCGCAGATTACCTAGTAATTGGGCGTCCCATCACTACTGCTACTGAGCCTGAGTTAGCCTGGAAAAGGATTTCTGAGGAGTTAACCACGGTGGCATGA
- a CDS encoding phosphotransferase enzyme family protein — protein sequence MESKIDWKSLASTTLAQYNLSAPQVVFLGHSENVTFRVDTRNNQNLATSTENDEQGLFLLRIHYPIAKFRDRIWQQNAVIESELMWLTALHRDTDLVVPYPVQNLSGSFITSVPIDETSRMLNCTLLKWVDGSPLDTEPTAMQAREIGELMAQLHQHASLWELPSSFTRPKYDWEQLHASLMKLRSLIDAGTISLTDFAVLESVVQQISNVMTALEKTRANWGLIHADLNENNYIFYVGKARAIDFSCCGFGYYLYDIAHTLLHLFPENRRSFVRGYQSVCQLRDDYQSILEAFFLGAIINNFAFLASQPNEHNFLLETVPYISESFCSKYLRGKAFLFEL from the coding sequence ATGGAGAGCAAAATCGATTGGAAGAGTCTCGCTTCAACTACGCTGGCTCAGTACAATCTCAGTGCACCTCAAGTAGTATTCTTGGGTCATAGCGAAAATGTGACGTTTCGCGTTGACACTCGGAATAATCAAAATTTGGCGACATCTACAGAAAATGATGAGCAAGGGTTATTTCTTCTCCGTATCCATTATCCGATCGCTAAGTTCCGCGATCGCATTTGGCAACAAAATGCCGTCATTGAGTCAGAACTCATGTGGCTGACTGCGTTGCATAGAGATACGGATTTGGTCGTCCCATACCCCGTACAGAACCTCAGTGGCAGTTTTATTACCTCTGTCCCAATTGATGAGACTAGCCGAATGCTCAACTGTACACTACTAAAGTGGGTCGATGGTTCCCCTCTCGACACTGAACCTACAGCGATGCAGGCTAGGGAAATCGGGGAACTTATGGCTCAGTTACACCAGCACGCCAGCCTTTGGGAATTGCCTTCAAGCTTCACACGACCAAAATATGACTGGGAGCAACTACACGCCTCACTAATGAAGCTGCGATCGCTAATAGATGCTGGTACGATATCTCTGACTGATTTCGCTGTGCTTGAGAGTGTCGTTCAGCAAATTAGTAATGTGATGACAGCACTAGAAAAAACACGTGCCAATTGGGGTTTGATTCACGCAGACCTGAATGAAAATAATTACATCTTTTATGTAGGTAAGGCGCGGGCTATCGACTTTTCCTGTTGTGGCTTTGGCTACTACCTTTATGACATTGCTCATACACTGCTGCATCTGTTTCCCGAAAACCGTAGATCGTTCGTCAGGGGATATCAAAGCGTGTGTCAACTGCGCGATGATTATCAGAGTATCTTGGAGGCGTTCTTTCTCGGAGCAATAATAAACAATTTTGCTTTTTTAGCGTCGCAGCCAAATGAACACAATTTCTTATTAGAAACTGTACCCTACATTAGTGAAAGCTTCTGTAGCAAATATCTTAGAGGCAAGGCATTTTTGTTCGAGTTATAG
- the remA gene encoding extracellular matrix/biofilm regulator RemA — protein MDIQLINIGFGNIVSANRVVAIVSPESAPIKRIITDARDRGQLIDATYGRRTRAVIITDSSHVILSAIQPETVANRFVISREHQTVDN, from the coding sequence ATGGACATTCAGTTAATCAACATCGGCTTTGGTAACATTGTGTCTGCCAACCGAGTAGTTGCCATTGTCAGTCCAGAGTCTGCCCCGATTAAGCGGATTATTACCGATGCACGGGACAGAGGCCAACTGATTGATGCAACTTACGGTCGTCGGACTAGGGCTGTAATTATCACCGATTCCAGCCACGTAATTCTCTCAGCGATTCAGCCGGAAACGGTAGCAAATCGCTTTGTGATTTCCCGTGAACATCAAACTGTAGATAATTGA
- the gmk gene encoding guanylate kinase, with product MMPALPIQSSATTEECLHLGRLIVLTGPSGVGKGTLMRSLLERHPELYYSVSVTTRSPRPGEIDGKNYYFISRSKFEQLVAEGEFLEWAEFAGNYYGTPREAVLNQIHSGKLVVLEIELEGARQIRASFPSALSIFILPPSFDELEKRIRFRAQDSEEAIARRLLRAQEEIQAADEFDIQIVNDDFETALNDIEMVLFK from the coding sequence ATGATGCCAGCTTTACCCATCCAGAGTAGTGCTACTACCGAAGAATGCTTACATTTAGGCAGGTTAATTGTTTTAACTGGCCCCAGTGGGGTCGGTAAGGGTACTTTAATGCGATCGCTCCTAGAGCGTCATCCAGAACTCTATTATTCCGTATCCGTGACGACACGTTCTCCCCGTCCAGGGGAAATTGATGGTAAAAATTATTACTTCATCAGCCGCAGCAAGTTTGAACAATTAGTTGCTGAAGGTGAATTTTTAGAATGGGCAGAGTTTGCTGGTAACTATTACGGCACACCCCGTGAAGCTGTACTTAACCAAATTCATTCCGGTAAGTTGGTGGTGTTGGAAATTGAACTAGAAGGGGCAAGACAAATTCGTGCTTCCTTCCCCAGTGCCCTCAGCATTTTTATTTTACCGCCTTCCTTTGATGAATTAGAGAAACGAATCCGTTTTCGTGCCCAAGACTCCGAAGAAGCGATCGCCCGTCGTCTACTCCGCGCCCAAGAAGAAATTCAAGCCGCAGATGAATTTGATATTCAAATCGTTAATGACGATTTTGAAACTGCTTTAAATGACATTGAAATGGTTTTGTTTAAATAA
- a CDS encoding photosystem I reaction center protein subunit XI, with protein sequence MAQAVDASKNLPSDPRNREVVFPAFGDPQLGNLETPVNSSPLIKGFINNLPAYRAGLTPSRRGLEVGMAHGYLLFGPFAKLGPLRDTGNANLAGLLGAIGLVVVLTACLSLYSNSNPPKALPSVTVPNPPADAFNSKESWNNFASSFLIGGIGGAVVAYFLTSNLALIQGLFG encoded by the coding sequence ATGGCACAAGCAGTAGATGCATCAAAGAATCTTCCCAGCGATCCAAGAAATCGGGAAGTTGTTTTTCCCGCATTCGGCGATCCTCAGCTAGGCAACCTAGAAACCCCGGTTAATTCTTCTCCCTTGATCAAGGGATTCATTAATAATTTACCTGCCTATCGCGCAGGTTTGACTCCTTCCAGACGGGGTTTAGAAGTTGGCATGGCTCATGGTTACTTACTATTTGGCCCCTTTGCCAAATTGGGTCCACTGCGAGACACAGGTAATGCTAACTTAGCTGGATTATTGGGAGCTATAGGCTTGGTTGTTGTACTTACAGCTTGTCTATCTCTGTATTCCAATAGCAATCCTCCCAAAGCACTTCCTAGCGTTACCGTACCCAACCCTCCAGCAGATGCTTTTAACTCTAAAGAAAGCTGGAACAACTTCGCCAGTTCTTTTTTGATTGGTGGTATTGGTGGTGCAGTAGTTGCTTACTTTTTGACTAGTAATTTGGCACTAATTCAAGGTTTATTTGGTTAA
- the psaJ gene encoding photosystem I reaction center subunit IX, with translation MADKGDQSSYLIKFISTAPVAATIWLTITAGILIEFNRFFPDLLFHPLP, from the coding sequence ATGGCAGACAAAGGCGATCAATCATCTTATTTGATTAAATTCATTTCTACAGCGCCCGTGGCAGCTACCATCTGGCTGACAATCACAGCAGGTATCTTGATTGAATTCAACCGCTTTTTCCCCGACCTACTTTTCCACCCACTACCGTAA
- a CDS encoding Photosystem I reaction center subunit III, producing MRRLFALMLAISLWFNFAPPAQALGANLTPCKDNPAFQELAANARNTTADPQSGKKRFERYSQALCGPEGYPHLIVDGRLDRAGDFLIPSILFLYIAGWIGWVGRAYLQAIKKESDTELKEIQIDLGLALPIILSGFAWPAAAVQELLSGKLAAKDSEIPVSPR from the coding sequence ATGCGACGATTGTTTGCTTTGATGTTAGCGATTAGTCTTTGGTTCAATTTTGCCCCCCCAGCGCAAGCTTTAGGGGCTAATTTGACACCGTGTAAAGACAATCCCGCTTTCCAAGAGCTAGCAGCTAATGCCCGTAATACCACCGCTGACCCCCAATCAGGGAAAAAGCGGTTTGAGCGTTATTCTCAGGCGCTATGCGGCCCTGAGGGCTATCCCCACTTGATTGTTGATGGTCGTCTGGATCGTGCTGGTGACTTTTTGATCCCTAGCATTCTGTTTCTATATATTGCTGGTTGGATTGGTTGGGTAGGTCGTGCCTATCTGCAAGCAATCAAAAAGGAATCTGACACTGAACTCAAAGAAATCCAAATCGATCTTGGTTTGGCACTACCCATCATCCTCTCAGGCTTTGCTTGGCCAGCAGCAGCAGTCCAAGAACTTCTCTCTGGTAAGTTAGCAGCCAAGGATTCAGAAATCCCCGTTTCTCCACGCTAA